Below is a genomic region from Macaca fascicularis isolate 582-1 chromosome 18, T2T-MFA8v1.1.
gcctgggtgacagagagaaactccatctcaaaaagagaaagaaagaaaaattagaagctGATCCAAATTTAGAATGGAGTATGATAATTCAGCAAGGCATAAAAAAGATGTTAACTCCTTATAGTAAGTTATatgggctgggcgccatggctaatgcctgtaaccccatcactttgagaggctaaggcaggtggatcgcttgagctcaggagttcgagaccagcctgggcaacatgatgaaaccctgtctctactaaaaacacaaaaattagctaggtgtggtggtgcatgcctgtagtcccagctacttgggggactgatgtggaaggattgcttgagcctgggaggtcgaagcttcagtaagctaagatcacaccactgcactccagcctgggaaacagagtgagaccctgtctcaaaaaaaataaagaaagaaagaattaagttATATGGCAAGAAAAAGACAAGCACTGTTCAaactattatttatatatatttttattataatagagatgaagtctcacatttttgcccaggctggtctcgaactcctgagctcaagtgctcctcccaccccagcctcccaaagtgctaggattacaggtatgagccaccatgcatggcccaAACTATTCCTgctaagtatttaaaaaaaacaaacaaacaaacaaaatacttaaTTCTCAATGTTTCTGGCATTTTAAATTAGTGTCCTAAATAAACACtaactttacaatttttttcttcatgtctttatACACTTATAGCAACAGTTGGAGTGTTCTCAATGttttgacaaaaattttaaaggccatgaaataataattttcccATTGGTTATTAAGATCACTTTGTACTATTCAAGCTTAAACAATGATTTTTATGGTGTCTACCTTGCAAATCTGTGACTGCCTGTACTTATTTTATGTGACCGTTCTGTGACATAGGGCTCTTTTGATCATTCCCGCCTTTGTGAAACACAATTGTGCCCTGTTTTTCCATGACCCCACTATCTCCAGTATCCCCTCCTTCCCATCCCAGGTTTCTTTCCAGCTTCTCTTCTCTTGCCTATCTTTTGGATGTTGGTGATCGTGGAGCTCTGTTTTTGACCTTTTGTTTCTTACTCTACATACTCTTCTGGTTCTGGCCTTTGTTATACTTGAAACTTCTCCCCTGTATTAGCCTGGTTTCatgctgctgaaaaagacataagtgagactgggtaatttataaagaaaaagagatttagtgGACTCATAGTTcaacgtggctggggaggcctcacaaccatggcagaaggcaaaaggcacgtcttacatggcaccAGACAAAAGGGAAAagtgagagccaagtgaaaggggaaactcattataaaaccatcagatcttgtgagacttatttattaccatgagaacagtgtgggggaaaccacccatatggttcaattatctcccactgggtccctcccacaacacgtgggaattatgggagccacaatACAAGATGAGAATTGGATGGAgatacagccaaaccacatcatccACCtcaggtggtggtgatgatgttaaagtggagaaaggggaaaaagggGACTTTACCAAATGATAGgaggcagggtttttttttgggaAAAAGCAGGATATGGGGTGTCTAGGTTTAAGACAGAGCCCAAGGAGCCAATGAAGTTTATGGATAACCTATGAAATGTTCTATATGGATATCTATGAAAATGGATATCTATGGATATAGATAGCTATAaaaatttcattaattcattcacttcaCCAATATTTACTAACTTGTACCGTGTATCAGGCACAGTTCCAGATGCTAGAGCACTGTGGACTGATACCGTGTGCAGTACAATTCGATATCTTGCGAGAgaaagagaccacattcacataactgtTATTATAGTATATATCATCATAGCCATtctacagttgactcttgaacaatgcGATGGGTAGGAGTGCTGATAGCATGCAGTCAAAAATTTGTGTATAATTTTGACTCCCCCAAATCttaactaatagcctactgttgaccagaagccttactgataacataaacagtcgaTTAAGACATATTTTGTATGCTATACacattatatactgtattctaaTAGGAATATTATATTGTAAGTTACAAAATACGTAAGTTAGAGAAAAGAACatgtcattaagaaaatcataaggaagagaaaatacgtTTACTATTCACTAAgtgaaagtggatcatcataaaggtcttcatccttgtcatcttcacactgagtagctgaagaggagcaggaggaagaggaagaggaggggttggtcttactgtctcaggggtggcagaggtggatgAAAATCTCCATATAAACAAACCCATACAGTTCAAACCCGTGTTGTTCTAGGGTCAGTTGaattttattagttattgttaatctcttactgtgcctaattttttaattaaactttgtcataggtatgtatgtatagaaaaaacataatatatagAGGGCTCTATACTCtctgaggtttcaggcatccaccgTGGGTCGTGGGACATATTCCCAGGGTATTAGGGGCACTATCATAATTGGTTTAAAATGGTGAATATGCACTTACCTGTCCTCCAGATATACTACCCAACCTCTGTCATTTAGTTCATTAATTATTCTAGTGGCAGAAACTACAGGTCTACCTTATGGGgaaggtattttattttgggCAAGAAGGTCTTCAGCCCCACAAGCCATGCCACATGCATCTGCCCATTAGGACAGGCAGTGCTATGAATCAGAATGGACCAAATTAAAAATCTTGAGATTACCTTTGCAGATGCATCTTGCTTTGTAAAATCACAGTATTCCTGAAAAGCCATGCATAAATCAGTTTCTTTAATTCCTTACATTTATATAGTGCCTTATGGTTGCAACAGACTGCAGAGATCGTTAGTTGTTTTTTTCCTAACAATGATAGATGAAAGGAGGGGTCACTACTGTCATTCCCACAGAACAGAAGAGAAACTCACAGCAAGAAATGTTCTgcggcggggcacagtggctcatgcctataatcacagcactttgggaggctgaggtgggaggatcacttgaggccagtttagggtctcacactgttgacTAGCCTGGttaacacagcgagaccccatctctacaaaaaatttttaaaattagccaggcgtagtggcacgtgcctgtggcctcagctgctcaggaggctgaggaaggagaatcacttgggcccaggagttccaagctgccctgagctgtgatcgcaccactgcactccagcctgggcaacagagcaaggctgtctcaaaagcaaaacaaaacaaaatgaaagaaaaagaaagaaagtaaattccGTGATGGTAAGTGATGGATCTGTGTTTCAAATAATACAGAGGGatcatattttacatattctcaGAATTCATATTATAAAGATCCCTACAGTGATTGCACTGTTAAGAATACTCTCATAGATGTAAACTTCTACTGTACACTGTGGGAAACGCTAGATTTTTACACATCAGGATTGCTGTGTAACACACGCATGTACTGTGCATTACTAAACCTAGTTCTAAATACAGTACAGCTGAAATTTGGTGGGTAACGTGATCATCCAGCAAACGCTGCCAGCCCCTATCATATTCAGAACCCTGTGTTCTGAGGTGCTCAAGTTCAAGCTGAGGAATTTGCTAAACAAATCTCTGGCAAGGAATCAGCAGTGATTCTCTGTATCCTTAAATCCTTCCAAATAGAAATGGCAAGACATACGACCCGAGTCCATAATTCCCAAAGTTTCGATCTCCTCGCACTGTTTGAGTTTTAACTCGTTTATTCCCCCAAAAGGGTATGCcatttacttaatttaaaaattaaacagcatAAAAACTTCTGAATCTGAGACAGCAATCAGAGTTAAAAATAACTGATTTCGTGCGTTTCCGTGGAAAATGGGAAACAGACGTGATGGAGGGTGTGGGGGTGTTTGTGCGAGAGCGCGTGTGTAGACACGAACGCAACGCGGGCGGCCCGGGGGCGCAGGCCTGGGGGGGAGGCCTTCCCAGCGTTCCAGCTACACCGAGTGCGTGGGGGCGAAAACATGTGCATGGTGTTTGGGGACTGTGCGCATGGGAGTGTTTTCACTGTCAACCAgggttctttttcttattttgaaccTATTTTCATGATGCACTGAAATACTTAGTTTAAAATTGCCTACGGAGAATTTTAAGACTAAAACGACACTAAGTTTCTTGTGTTAACTATAAATGCGCGTCAGAGTGAAAGCCGAGTAGGGAGGAGTGAAAAGGGGGAAAAGGGAAGAGgtaagaggaagaaaagatggaAGAGCCGACGGAAGAGGGAGGGAAGCGGGGGCGGGCAgaagggaggaggcaggaaaagAGCAGCGCCGGTTGCGGGAAAGCCCCGCGCGCAGCAGCCAGCCGAGGCCCGGGCGCGCGGTCCTCCCGCCGGCAGGGGGCGCCCGCCCTCCCGCCTCCGGTCCCACGCGGCCCGCCGCCCCGCCCGCGCCTGCGCTTCCTGCCCCTCCTCGTCCGGGATGCTGCTGCCGCTACTGCGGAGTAGCtgtttcccttcctcctctcccggcggcggcggcggcggcagcggcggaggcggcggaggaggaggaggaggaggaggggaccAGGGCGCCGAGAGCCGGCCGGCGGCGCAGTTGCAGCGCGGAGCCCACGGGCCGCCGGAGCCGCTCGAGCGAGCGGAAGCCGAGCCCGGGGCCGACCCCCCGCGCGCGGCGGAGGCCGAGGGGGCGCCGGGGCCCGGGACGcgcggccggggggcgggcggcggcgggcggcgggccgAGCGGGAGCCGCATGCGTGCATGGATCCGGGCGCCGCGCTGCAGAGGCGGgtcgggggcggcggcggcggcggtctGGGCGCGGGCTCCCCGGCGCTGTCGGGCGGCCAGGGCCGCCGGAGGAAGCAGCCCCCCAGGCCTGCCGACTTCAAGTTGCAGGTCATCATCATCGGCTCCCGCGGCGTGGGCAAGACCAGCCTGATGGAGCGCTTCACCGACGACACCTTCTGCGAGGCCTGCAAGTCCACCGTGGGTAAGGGCGCCGCGGCGACCCCGGGCCGGGCCTCCTGGCGCCCGGGCCGGTGCCCTTCGCCCCAGGGGCTTCGGGTCTCATCGAGCCTGGGAGCCTTTCAGACGGGGATGGGCCTCTCGGTGAAACTGGGGGCGGGGGTCTCCTTGAAGGGCCCTGCATCCCGAtcccaaagcctggcagaggtTTTCGTGCCGCCTCCGTGCAGACCTGCCCTTGGCCCCCGGCCCTGCCTCAGAGGTCCTGGCAGCCCCTGGGGCCTGTGGGGGCGGCTCTCCATGGAAACTTCGACCCTTTGCGTCCTCGCCCAAGAAAAGGCTGGGTTCGAGTGGGGCGCAGGCAGGCAGGGGAGTGAACGCCGAAGGCCGCTCTTGCCCGGGCCGCCCCGGCCCACTAACGCCAGCGCGCGCCGTCTACTGCGGGTGTGATCCCTTCGCAACCAGGgcagttttcttattttgaacCCATTTTCAAGAAGTAATGAAGTTTAAAGTCACCTATGGAGAACGTTAAGACTAAAACTACAGTAAGTTTCTCATGCTAGCCGTAAGTACGGGGCAGAGGAACTTCAGCTGTATTTATCCATGACCTCAAACAACCCGGTGACTGGCGGGCGTGGGGCTGATTCGTCCAGTGCGGCTCTTTTCGGTGAAGGACAGGAGTAAAGTAAATACAGGAACGCTCCAGGGTCAAGGAGGAGAATAGCCGCGTATCTGAAATGGAAACTGCAggggaaatttttttaatgaagtcatGCTTAGAGGACTTGACATTGAGATTTGTCACTTGGATGTGGGTAGCAGTTCCTTCTGTGGAAAACCCCTTAAAAGATGTCCAAACTAGGAGAACCCCATTCTTTAAAGGGCAGTCACCTTCTGTGATAGGAAGTGAGAGATTTCCCCAGGGGCGGTCCAAGAAACTGAGTAGTCAGGAGATTTGATAGACAGAATTGAAAGTATAATTTCATGTAATTCTGTTTATTAATAGTGTTATAACCAGTGTTAGTTCCAAGGCTGTCAGTACGATTTTGAGATGACTTTGTTTGAAATTGTCATGTAACAAAACAGTACTACATTCAAAGTGTCTTATTGGAAAATTAAACCTCCAATTTTtgtgttgtctttttgttttgttttcaagaacTTACTTCCCTTAATGCTTTTTTGGAATGGAtcattttggaaatatttgtgATGTCTGTAccgtatgttttaaaaatgttggcATTGGGTATATGGTATTAAAATGAGTCGCATAACTATACCTGTTTCAAATATCCAGTCGTAGATCATACAGAGAACAGGGAGTTGTTAAACCATCAAATGAGAGGTGGTTTAGTACCTGACATAAATAAAGCAGGGTTAAATTCAATTTAGAATTGTCAATCTTTTATGGCTGCGTACTTCAGTATATAAAAATGAGGGATAATAGAGTTGCGCTGTGTGATGAAGAGAAATCAGGTGGGTAACTGAAAGCTTCAGTGGATGGAAGGTGAGATGGATGAGCAAAGGTGTGCTTTAGAATGCacaagaggagagaggaagaaggattTTCTAAGCCTGGCAGCAGTGGAGCAGCCCCCCACCTCTGGGGAGGGGTCCTTAGGGGACTTGGGAATGGATGCTGCGAGACCTTCACTGCCATGCTGAGGAGAGTGGACCCTATCCTATGGGCACCTGGAACCAAAATCTTCTTAGTAAGGCATTGCCACGAAAACAGTGAAACTGATTTGGCAGAGTTGCATAGGATGTTTGCGAATAAGGAAGAAACCAGGAGGCAAGGAGACCAGGCAGTTTGTTTCTGTGTCCCTTAACAAACATGCACTTACCCGAGCACATACTCCCTACTGAGTGTGGTTGAATTTCtgtcttgttcatttttgtttgcttcacATGTAGCCTATAATACCTGGAATACTGGAGTACTCTAGTACTCAGTGCATGCTTCTAACTGTGGGATGTTCAGAGAATGATCATGGCCCCTGGCCTGCCGCAGAGCGTGAAGACACTGTGAGAAAGCTGACCAGCTCCGCTTCAGTTTCTGCTTCAGAGCTGCTTTTCCCCTCCACTCATCAGATCGTTTGTTGTGCACCTACTGTGTGTTGGGTGTTACGCTACCCAGTGGGGATTCAGTGTTAAATGGGACACGGGCTCTGCCCAGAAGTGGATCGGAGCTTCTGGGAGCTGCATGACCGCTCGTCAGGGCAGTGACAGATGTgtatggatatttgggagcacagtgAAAGCATCTCCAGTCGGGGCTAGGGATGAGGCCTGGGCACAGAAGGCTTCCTCGTCATTGGAATGTTTGAAGATAACTTTGTTCCTCTAGTTCCTTTAGAAACATGCAAATTAAATATGGTAGCGGGTGTGGTGTAGAATTGTGCTTGCCTCACCTGAACGGTTATCGTTTGAGCAGTTAGCTCACAGTGTTCTTCCCAGGCTGGTTTTTCTAGTTTGATCTTCATGTAGTACAGTGAGTTCCATATAGAGCAAGAGTCTCTTCCACAGTGGGAGTTTTCCCTACCCTGTCAGGGCTTATGGATGTGTGCTGCTCACGACAGCCGTCTGGGA
It encodes:
- the RAB12 gene encoding ras-related protein Rab-12; this translates as MLLPLLRSSCFPSSSPGGGGGGSGGGGGGGGGGGGDQGAESRPAAQLQRGAHGPPEPLERAEAEPGADPPRAAEAEGAPGPGTRGRGAGGGGRRAEREPHACMDPGAALQRRVGGGGGGGLGAGSPALSGGQGRRRKQPPRPADFKLQVIIIGSRGVGKTSLMERFTDDTFCEACKSTVGVDFKIKTVELRGKKIRLQIWDTAGQERFNSITSAYYRSAKGIILVYDITKKETFDDLPKWMKMIDKYASEDAELLLVGNKLDCETDREITRQQGEKFAQQITGMRFCEASAKDNFNVDEIFLKLVDDILKKMPLDILRNELSNSILSLQPEPEIPPELPPPRPHVRCC